One genomic segment of Pseudomonas sp. p1(2021b) includes these proteins:
- a CDS encoding ABC transporter ATP-binding protein/permease, whose protein sequence is MDMNWHQALQESLSWLAIASLFTLAGFAAAGALAVRFTRWGRQFWQLAGAYFNFRRSWRPLLVFALLLVLTLFSVRLNVLFSFWYNGFYSALQALDQTAFWYLLGVFAVLATIHVLRSLFTYYVTQAFSIRWRVWLTERLTADWMQGDAYYRGRFLAEPVDNPDQRIELDVNAFVTGSVSLALGAVSALVSLVAFTAILWGLSAPLTLAGMEIPRAMVFAVYLYVIVATWIAFRLGRPLIRLNFLNEKLTANFRYALMRLRENAENIAFYQGAQVERGTLLGRFGALIVNVWALVFRSLKFNGFNLGISQVAVVFPFILQAPRFFSGAIKLGDVMQTSQAFGQVQDSLSFFRESYDTFAQYRATLDRLTGFIDANQQAGALPRVITEDQARALDIRGLQVLRPDGHPLIANLELRLQAGQALLIKGPSGSGKTTLLRALAGLWPYAEGQVARPLGNRALFLSQRPYLPLGDLRTAIAYPAAGAAEDDPRMQQALRQVNLAHLAERLEVSCDWSHILSVGEQQRLAFARLLFNRPQVVFLDESTSAMDEGLEHALYSLLRNEMPDTLLVSVGHRSTLAAFHTHRLEVDGQGGWSLFEQQAAEGTLA, encoded by the coding sequence ATGGACATGAACTGGCACCAGGCCCTGCAGGAGAGCCTGAGCTGGCTCGCAATCGCCTCTCTCTTCACCCTGGCCGGCTTTGCCGCCGCTGGCGCCCTGGCGGTGCGTTTCACCCGTTGGGGGCGGCAGTTCTGGCAGCTCGCCGGCGCCTATTTCAACTTCAGACGCAGCTGGCGCCCCTTGCTGGTGTTCGCGCTGTTGCTGGTGCTGACGCTGTTTTCAGTACGCCTGAACGTGCTGTTCTCATTCTGGTACAACGGTTTCTACAGCGCCTTGCAAGCCCTCGACCAGACGGCGTTCTGGTACCTGCTGGGCGTATTCGCCGTATTAGCCACCATCCATGTGCTGCGCTCGCTGTTCACCTACTACGTGACCCAGGCCTTCAGCATCCGCTGGCGCGTGTGGCTGACCGAACGCCTGACCGCCGACTGGATGCAGGGCGATGCCTACTACCGCGGGCGCTTCCTTGCCGAGCCGGTGGACAACCCCGACCAACGTATCGAACTGGACGTCAACGCCTTCGTCACCGGCTCCGTGTCCCTGGCCCTGGGTGCGGTCAGCGCGCTGGTTTCCCTGGTCGCCTTCACCGCCATTTTGTGGGGGCTCTCCGCACCGTTGACGCTGGCGGGCATGGAGATTCCCCGGGCGATGGTGTTTGCCGTGTACCTCTATGTCATCGTCGCGACCTGGATCGCCTTCCGCCTCGGGCGCCCGTTGATCCGCCTGAACTTCCTCAATGAAAAACTCACCGCCAACTTCCGTTATGCCCTGATGCGCCTGCGTGAGAATGCCGAGAACATCGCCTTCTACCAAGGGGCCCAGGTGGAGCGGGGCACGCTGTTGGGGCGTTTCGGCGCGTTGATCGTCAACGTCTGGGCGCTGGTCTTTCGGAGCCTGAAGTTCAACGGTTTCAACCTGGGAATCAGCCAGGTCGCGGTGGTGTTCCCGTTCATCCTGCAGGCGCCGCGCTTCTTCAGCGGCGCGATCAAGCTCGGTGACGTCATGCAGACGTCCCAGGCGTTCGGCCAGGTACAGGATTCGCTGTCGTTCTTCCGTGAGTCCTATGACACCTTCGCCCAGTACCGCGCCACCCTGGACCGTCTGACCGGCTTCATCGACGCCAACCAGCAGGCCGGCGCGTTGCCGCGGGTGATCACCGAAGACCAGGCCCGGGCGCTGGATATCCGTGGCCTGCAGGTACTGCGCCCCGATGGCCATCCGCTGATCGCCAACCTCGAACTGCGCCTGCAGGCCGGCCAGGCTCTGTTGATCAAGGGGCCCTCCGGCAGTGGCAAGACCACATTGTTGCGAGCGCTGGCAGGCCTGTGGCCCTATGCCGAGGGCCAGGTCGCGCGGCCGTTGGGCAACCGTGCGCTGTTCCTCTCCCAGCGCCCGTACCTGCCCCTGGGCGACCTGCGCACCGCCATCGCCTACCCGGCGGCCGGTGCTGCCGAGGACGACCCACGCATGCAGCAGGCCTTGCGTCAGGTCAACCTGGCCCACCTGGCCGAGCGCCTGGAGGTCAGTTGCGACTGGTCGCACATCCTGTCGGTCGGTGAGCAACAGCGCCTGGCCTTCGCCCGGCTGTTGTTCAACCGGCCGCAGGTGGTGTTCCTCGACGAGTCCACCTCGGCCATGGATGAGGGGCTTGAACATGCGCTCTATTCACTGCTGCGCAACGAAATGCCCGACACCTTGCTGGTGAGCGTCGGCCACCGCAGCACACTGGCCGCGTTCCACACCCACAGGCTGGAAGTCGATGGCCAGGGTGGCTGGTCGTTGTTCGAGCAGCAAGCGGCCGAGGGCACGCTGGCCTAG
- a CDS encoding TonB-dependent siderophore receptor — translation MQPRTSPNSLALAFVALTSPAVVATAAQAEQKQAAEVLEVPVDGNALVIQDTLVTAEREARQALGTSIITEEDIKRHPPANDLSELIRREPGVNLTGNSASGARGNNRQIDLRGMGPENTLILIDGKPSSARNSVRYGWNGDRDTRGETNWVPAEAVERIEILRGPAAARYGSGAMGGVVNIITKRPTDELKGSVSLFTQLPEDSAEGASRRANFNLSGGLTENLGFRLYGGLAKTDADDLDINAGHANSALVAGREGVRNKDINGLLSWKLNDEHRLELNAGYSRQGNIFAGDTMNSNGGGDPEFVADLYGHETNVMQRSTYDLTHLGDFTWGTSKTVLAYEYVRNWRLNEGLAGRTEGAPNDEGAAMSRLRNTRLNSEVNLPFALGSTEHVLTLGGEYLYESLNDQGSFRPQSSDPTGDGDDTIIGFDRSNTKMTARSYALFVEDNIVVGDTTITPGLRFDHHETFGDNFSPSLNLSHKITDALSVKGGIARAYKTPNLYQSNPSYLLYSRGNGCSVQQTNNGGCYLQGNADLKPEISVNKEIGLLYDRGTWRTSATYFRNDYKNKIIGGTDVVYDINGGRRVTQWENAGKARVEGIEGNFFMALTPTLDWNTNLTWMLDNDNRETGEPLSVIPEYTVNTTLDWRATDKLSFQVAGTYFGKQKSPTYNYRTQQDYDKAAQQDVEAYGLVDVSAGYTFNANYDVRVGVNNLFDKQILRGGNASSSGANTYNQPGRAVFAALNISF, via the coding sequence ATGCAACCCAGAACCTCACCCAACAGCCTGGCCCTGGCCTTCGTCGCCCTGACGTCGCCGGCCGTGGTGGCGACTGCGGCCCAGGCCGAGCAGAAGCAGGCCGCCGAGGTGCTGGAGGTGCCGGTCGACGGCAACGCGCTGGTGATCCAGGACACCCTGGTTACCGCCGAGCGTGAAGCTCGCCAGGCCCTGGGCACATCGATCATCACTGAAGAGGACATCAAGCGTCATCCGCCGGCCAATGACCTGTCCGAACTCATCCGCCGCGAACCTGGGGTCAACCTGACCGGCAACAGCGCCAGCGGCGCACGGGGCAACAACCGTCAGATCGACCTGCGCGGCATGGGCCCGGAGAACACCCTGATCCTCATCGACGGCAAGCCGTCGAGCGCGCGCAACTCGGTGCGCTACGGCTGGAACGGTGACCGTGATACCCGTGGCGAGACCAATTGGGTGCCGGCCGAGGCGGTCGAGCGTATCGAGATCCTGCGCGGCCCGGCTGCCGCGCGTTACGGTTCCGGCGCCATGGGTGGGGTGGTGAACATCATCACCAAGCGGCCTACCGACGAACTCAAGGGCAGCGTCAGCCTGTTCACCCAGTTGCCCGAGGACAGCGCCGAGGGGGCCAGCCGGCGGGCCAACTTCAACCTCAGTGGCGGCCTGACCGAGAACCTGGGCTTTCGCCTCTACGGCGGCCTGGCCAAGACCGATGCCGACGACCTGGACATCAACGCCGGGCATGCCAACAGCGCCCTGGTGGCCGGTCGCGAGGGTGTGCGCAACAAGGACATCAACGGCCTGTTGAGCTGGAAGCTCAACGACGAGCACCGCCTGGAACTCAACGCCGGCTACAGCCGTCAGGGCAACATCTTTGCCGGCGACACTATGAACAGCAATGGTGGCGGCGACCCGGAATTCGTCGCCGACCTGTATGGCCATGAAACCAACGTCATGCAGCGCAGCACCTACGACCTGACCCATCTGGGCGACTTCACCTGGGGCACCAGCAAGACCGTGCTGGCCTACGAATACGTGCGCAACTGGCGGTTGAACGAAGGCCTGGCCGGGCGCACCGAAGGCGCGCCGAACGACGAGGGGGCCGCGATGTCGCGCCTGCGCAACACGCGCCTGAACAGCGAAGTGAACCTGCCGTTCGCCCTGGGCAGCACCGAGCATGTGCTGACCCTGGGCGGTGAGTACCTCTACGAGTCGCTCAACGACCAAGGCTCGTTCCGCCCGCAAAGCTCCGACCCCACCGGTGACGGTGACGACACGATCATCGGCTTCGACCGCAGCAACACCAAGATGACCGCGCGCAGCTACGCGCTGTTCGTCGAGGACAACATCGTCGTGGGCGATACCACCATCACCCCGGGCCTACGCTTCGACCACCACGAGACCTTCGGCGACAACTTCAGCCCGAGCCTGAACCTGTCGCACAAGATCACCGATGCCCTGAGCGTCAAGGGCGGCATCGCCCGTGCCTACAAGACGCCCAACCTGTACCAGTCCAACCCCAGCTACCTGCTCTACAGCCGTGGCAACGGTTGCAGCGTGCAACAGACCAACAACGGTGGCTGCTACCTGCAGGGCAACGCCGACCTCAAGCCGGAGATCAGCGTCAACAAGGAAATCGGCCTGCTGTACGACCGTGGCACCTGGCGCACCAGCGCGACCTATTTCCGTAACGATTACAAGAACAAGATCATCGGGGGGACCGATGTGGTCTATGACATCAATGGCGGGCGCCGCGTGACCCAGTGGGAGAACGCCGGCAAGGCGCGGGTCGAAGGCATCGAGGGCAACTTCTTCATGGCGCTGACCCCGACCCTGGACTGGAACACCAACCTGACCTGGATGCTCGACAACGACAACCGCGAAACCGGCGAGCCGCTGTCGGTGATCCCCGAATACACCGTCAACACCACCCTCGACTGGCGTGCCACCGACAAGCTGTCGTTCCAGGTGGCCGGGACCTATTTCGGCAAGCAGAAGTCGCCGACCTACAACTACCGCACCCAGCAGGACTACGACAAAGCCGCCCAGCAGGACGTTGAGGCGTATGGCTTGGTGGATGTGAGTGCCGGCTATACGTTCAACGCCAACTATGACGTGCGGGTAGGGGTGAACAACCTCTTCGACAAGCAGATCTTGCGCGGCGGCAACGCCAGCAGCTCGGGGGCCAACACCTACAACCAGCCGGGGCGTGCGGTGTTCGCGGCACTGAATATTTCGTTCTGA
- a CDS encoding DUF3325 domain-containing protein: MTMMMVGGLLWAYAGMVGLCQGLERHYKQVWGRACPSLLRRSLRGGGWAALAISLLLCAEAWGWAMGPVAWFGMISLAAVVLVLLLPYWPRLAIGLVGLLPLWTVSIL; this comes from the coding sequence ATGACGATGATGATGGTGGGCGGCCTGTTGTGGGCCTACGCGGGCATGGTCGGCCTGTGCCAAGGGTTGGAGCGGCACTACAAGCAGGTCTGGGGCAGAGCATGCCCGTCGCTGCTGCGCCGCTCACTGCGAGGCGGTGGCTGGGCAGCGCTGGCCATCAGCCTGCTGCTGTGCGCCGAAGCCTGGGGGTGGGCCATGGGGCCGGTGGCCTGGTTCGGGATGATCTCGCTGGCGGCGGTGGTGCTGGTGCTGCTGCTGCCGTACTGGCCGCGGCTGGCAATCGGGTTGGTGGGGTTGCTGCCGCTCTGGACGGTGTCGATACTCTGA
- a CDS encoding formate dehydrogenase subunit delta, translated as MSSGHESLVKMANQIAQYFASEPDRALAVQGVRQHIQSFWTPAMRRQLGEWSQANPQAELHPLVREALA; from the coding sequence ATGAGCAGTGGTCATGAAAGCCTGGTCAAGATGGCCAACCAGATCGCCCAGTACTTCGCCAGCGAGCCCGACCGGGCGCTGGCGGTGCAGGGGGTGAGGCAGCATATCCAGAGCTTCTGGACGCCGGCCATGCGTCGGCAACTGGGGGAATGGTCGCAGGCCAACCCGCAGGCCGAGCTGCATCCACTGGTGCGCGAGGCGCTGGCCTAG
- a CDS encoding iron transporter produces the protein MSILPTSLAILSRSAAALVGGYAFTYAFTACLARLLPLAPADAVTVATLPAFIFYTAAILWAFASGDALRAWLPLAFAAPLALAGFWPQAMRWLA, from the coding sequence ATGAGCATCCTCCCCACCAGCCTGGCCATCCTCTCGCGCAGCGCCGCCGCATTGGTCGGCGGCTATGCCTTCACCTACGCCTTCACCGCCTGCCTGGCCCGCCTGTTGCCACTGGCCCCGGCCGACGCAGTGACCGTCGCCACGCTACCGGCCTTCATTTTCTATACCGCCGCCATTCTCTGGGCTTTTGCCAGCGGTGACGCCTTGCGTGCCTGGCTGCCCTTGGCCTTCGCCGCGCCACTGGCACTGGCAGGCTTCTGGCCCCAGGCAATGAGGTGGCTGGCATGA
- a CDS encoding arsenate reductase ArsC has translation MRVLFMCTANSCRSILSEAMFNHLAPAGFEAVSSGSFPRGQVLPRSLHTLEQAGIATAGLHSKGNDAFEANPPDIVITVCDKAAGEACPVYFGPALKAHWGLTDPSDLQGDEEQVQAAFHATLAHIETRCRAFFALPFEQLDRERLGQELERIGSLD, from the coding sequence ATGCGCGTCCTGTTCATGTGTACCGCCAATAGCTGCCGCAGCATCCTCTCGGAAGCGATGTTCAATCACTTGGCCCCGGCAGGCTTCGAAGCCGTGAGCTCGGGCAGCTTCCCCCGCGGCCAGGTACTGCCGCGCAGCCTCCACACCCTGGAACAGGCCGGCATCGCCACCGCAGGGCTGCACAGCAAGGGCAACGATGCCTTCGAAGCCAACCCGCCGGACATCGTCATCACCGTGTGCGACAAGGCGGCGGGTGAAGCCTGCCCGGTGTACTTCGGCCCCGCGCTCAAGGCGCATTGGGGGCTTACGGACCCATCGGACCTGCAAGGTGACGAAGAACAGGTGCAGGCCGCGTTCCATGCCACCCTGGCGCACATCGAAACCCGCTGCAGGGCCTTCTTCGCCCTGCCGTTCGAGCAGTTGGACCGTGAACGGCTGGGGCAGGAACTGGAACGTATCGGCAGTCTCGACTGA
- a CDS encoding metalloregulator ArsR/SmtB family transcription factor gives MLTPTDFFKSLADETRLRALLLILEHGELCVCELMCALADSQPKISRHLAQLRNAGVLLDRRQGQWVYYRLNPELPAWTGVVLTTTLSANAPWLKADSARLHTMDGRPVRAACC, from the coding sequence ATGCTCACCCCAACCGATTTCTTCAAATCCCTGGCCGATGAAACCAGGCTCCGAGCGCTGCTGCTCATCCTCGAACACGGCGAACTGTGCGTCTGCGAATTGATGTGCGCCCTGGCCGACAGCCAGCCGAAGATCAGCCGCCACCTGGCCCAGCTGCGCAATGCCGGCGTGTTGCTCGACCGCCGCCAGGGCCAGTGGGTGTATTACCGGCTCAACCCCGAGCTGCCGGCCTGGACCGGCGTGGTGCTGACCACGACCCTGTCGGCCAATGCCCCATGGCTCAAGGCCGACAGCGCCCGCCTGCACACCATGGATGGCCGCCCCGTGCGCGCCGCCTGCTGCTGA
- a CDS encoding arsenic transporter gives MLPAAAVFLFTLVLVIWQPRGLGVGWSASLGALLALLVGAVSLHDIPTVWAIIWNATATFIAIIIVSLLLDEAGFFEWAALHVARWARGDGRRLFAFIVLLGAAVSALFANDGAALILTPIVMSMLLALRFSPAATLAFVMAAGFIADTASLPLVVSNLVNIVSADYFGLGFNQYAAVMLPVNLAAVAATLIVLYLYFRRDIPRRYEAHDLKSPAMAIRDRATFRVGWLVLVALLAGLFVLEPLGVPISAVAAACAAVLFAVAARGHVIATRRVLREAPWQIVVFSLGMYLVVYGLRNAGLTDSLTALLDRLAAQGLWAATLGTGLISALLSSVMNNMPSVLIGALSIHASEAQGVVREAMVYANVIGCDLGPKITPIGSLATLLWLHVLARKGVRITWGYYFKVGILLTLPVLLVTLCALALRLSL, from the coding sequence ATGCTGCCTGCCGCCGCTGTCTTCCTGTTCACCCTGGTCCTGGTCATCTGGCAACCCCGCGGCCTGGGCGTAGGCTGGAGCGCCAGCCTGGGTGCCCTGCTCGCCTTGCTCGTCGGTGCGGTGTCGCTGCACGACATCCCCACGGTATGGGCGATCATCTGGAATGCCACCGCCACCTTCATCGCCATCATCATCGTCAGCCTGTTGCTGGACGAGGCAGGGTTCTTCGAATGGGCCGCCCTGCACGTGGCCCGCTGGGCACGGGGTGATGGGCGACGCCTGTTCGCCTTCATCGTGCTGCTCGGGGCGGCGGTGTCGGCACTGTTCGCCAACGACGGCGCAGCGTTGATCCTCACCCCGATCGTCATGTCGATGCTGCTGGCACTGCGCTTTTCTCCGGCGGCCACCCTGGCGTTCGTGATGGCTGCAGGTTTCATCGCCGACACCGCGAGCCTGCCACTGGTGGTGTCGAACCTGGTGAACATCGTCTCGGCCGACTATTTCGGGCTGGGCTTCAACCAGTACGCAGCGGTGATGCTGCCGGTCAACCTGGCCGCCGTTGCGGCCACCTTGATCGTCCTCTACCTGTATTTTCGCCGTGACATTCCGCGGCGCTATGAAGCCCATGACCTGAAGAGCCCGGCCATGGCCATCCGTGACCGCGCTACCTTCCGCGTTGGCTGGCTGGTGCTGGTGGCATTGCTGGCAGGGCTGTTCGTCCTCGAGCCATTGGGCGTCCCCATCAGCGCCGTGGCCGCCGCCTGCGCGGCGGTACTGTTCGCCGTCGCCGCCCGTGGCCATGTGATCGCTACCCGCCGCGTATTGCGCGAAGCGCCCTGGCAGATCGTGGTCTTTTCCCTGGGTATGTACCTGGTGGTCTACGGCCTGCGCAATGCCGGGTTGACCGATTCGCTCACCGCCCTGCTCGACCGCCTGGCCGCCCAGGGCCTGTGGGCCGCGACACTGGGTACCGGATTGATTTCGGCCTTGCTGTCCTCGGTGATGAACAACATGCCCAGCGTGCTGATCGGCGCCTTGTCCATTCACGCCAGCGAAGCGCAAGGCGTGGTACGCGAGGCGATGGTGTACGCCAATGTCATCGGTTGCGACCTGGGCCCGAAGATCACGCCGATCGGCAGCCTGGCCACCTTGCTGTGGCTGCATGTGCTGGCGCGCAAGGGCGTGCGCATCACCTGGGGCTACTACTTCAAGGTCGGCATCCTGCTGACCTTGCCCGTGCTGCTCGTCACCCTCTGTGCCCTGGCCCTTCGCCTGAGCCTCTGA
- a CDS encoding PepSY-associated TM helix domain-containing protein — translation MKNSFTQSMAWLHTWAGLIFGWLLFAIFVTGTLAVFDKELSHWMQPEIPASEVAQADAAHRAIAYLQAHEPTAGNWGISLPTERSPGLRVSTGDRRHGVGVQLDPQTGEPIQVRDSVGGNFFFRFHFTLDLPRNWGIFVVGALALVMLAALVTGIVIHKKLFKEFFTFRPAKGQRSWLDFHNASAVLLLPFHLMITYTGLVIFMLIYIPAGVDALFDGDTRAYFQAQGNVRPETPRPLARQPGVLVDVAPLLADAQARLGPIGGLNIRNPNTAAARIEIRPELGNRIALTKGHAMVFDGVTGELLGDVPELRPAPLTQRVMAGLHFAQFGGYPMRWLYFVCGLVSCAMIASGLVLFCVKRGRKYANTTAGAWPHRWYRLAEVCNVGFVSGLLLACAGLLWASRLLPMELAHREAWEVRVFFGSWLLALLHAGVRPARRAWVEQLGLASLLCVGLGVLGAASGAGSNLRLGVEATGLVLGLGLAMAAWRVACAEGAPAKRRTARGVEANG, via the coding sequence ATGAAGAACAGCTTCACCCAATCGATGGCCTGGTTGCATACCTGGGCCGGGTTGATTTTCGGCTGGTTGCTGTTCGCCATCTTCGTCACCGGCACCTTGGCGGTATTCGACAAGGAACTCAGCCACTGGATGCAGCCGGAGATTCCGGCCAGCGAAGTCGCCCAGGCCGACGCCGCCCACCGCGCCATCGCCTATCTGCAGGCCCATGAGCCCACCGCCGGCAACTGGGGTATCAGCCTGCCCACCGAGCGCTCGCCGGGGCTGCGGGTTTCCACCGGCGACCGTCGCCATGGCGTCGGCGTGCAACTGGACCCGCAGACCGGCGAGCCGATCCAAGTGCGTGACAGCGTCGGCGGCAATTTTTTCTTCCGCTTTCATTTCACCTTGGACCTGCCGCGCAACTGGGGCATCTTCGTGGTCGGCGCCTTGGCCTTGGTGATGCTGGCGGCGCTGGTCACCGGTATCGTGATCCACAAGAAGCTCTTCAAGGAGTTCTTCACTTTCCGCCCGGCCAAGGGGCAGCGCTCCTGGCTGGATTTTCACAACGCAAGTGCGGTGCTGTTGCTGCCGTTCCACCTGATGATCACTTATACCGGGCTGGTGATCTTCATGCTCATCTACATCCCGGCCGGGGTCGACGCACTGTTCGACGGCGACACCCGGGCGTATTTCCAGGCCCAGGGCAATGTGCGACCGGAGACGCCGCGCCCGTTGGCCCGGCAGCCTGGTGTACTGGTCGACGTGGCGCCTTTGCTGGCCGACGCCCAGGCCCGTCTGGGGCCCATCGGCGGTCTGAACATTCGTAACCCCAATACGGCCGCGGCGCGCATCGAGATCCGCCCGGAGCTCGGCAACCGTATCGCCCTGACCAAAGGGCATGCCATGGTCTTCGACGGTGTGACCGGCGAATTGCTCGGCGATGTACCCGAGCTGCGCCCGGCACCGCTGACCCAGCGGGTGATGGCAGGCCTGCATTTTGCCCAGTTCGGGGGCTATCCCATGCGTTGGTTGTACTTCGTCTGTGGGCTGGTGAGCTGCGCGATGATCGCCAGCGGGCTGGTGCTGTTCTGCGTCAAGCGCGGGCGCAAGTACGCCAACACGACCGCAGGGGCGTGGCCGCATCGCTGGTACCGGCTGGCCGAGGTGTGCAACGTCGGGTTCGTCAGTGGCCTGCTGCTGGCCTGTGCCGGCCTGCTGTGGGCCAGCCGACTGCTGCCGATGGAGTTGGCGCACCGCGAAGCCTGGGAGGTGCGGGTGTTCTTCGGCAGTTGGTTGCTGGCACTGTTGCACGCAGGCGTGCGACCCGCCAGGCGCGCATGGGTCGAGCAATTGGGCCTGGCTTCGTTGCTGTGCGTCGGGCTTGGCGTATTGGGGGCGGCCAGCGGTGCGGGCAGCAACCTGCGGCTGGGCGTCGAAGCCACCGGCCTTGTTCTGGGCCTGGGGCTGGCCATGGCGGCCTGGCGGGTGGCCTGCGCCGAAGGGGCGCCGGCGAAGCGCCGTACAGCGCGCGGCGTGGAGGCCAACGGATGA
- a CDS encoding MFS transporter codes for MSNADHASSSPSRQTLQAIPRSVWALGFVSMFMDISSEMIHALLPLYMVTVLGTSVVAVGFIEGVAEATASISKVFSGALSDRLGKRKLLTVLGYGLAALTKPVFPLASGLEWLVGARFVDRIGKGIRGAPRDALIADVTPPGLRGAAFGLRQALDTVGAFLGPLLAILLMWLTASHFQAVFWIAVLPAFLALFVLIAFVREPEASSRPAPVRAPLAVKELARLGGRYWRLIILATVFTLARFSEAFLLLRGQAMGLPALWAPAVLVLMSLAYSLSAYPAGALSDRVGRRAMLMIGLGLLVAADLALAWAPGWLGLGLGVVSWGLHMGFTQGIFSALIADSAPADLRGTAFGMFNLLSGVALLVASVVAGLLWDAAGYQATFLLGALFAAATLAGVALLRGAIDR; via the coding sequence ATGAGCAATGCTGACCACGCCTCTTCCTCGCCCTCTCGCCAGACGCTCCAGGCCATCCCCCGTAGCGTCTGGGCCCTGGGGTTCGTGTCGATGTTCATGGACATTTCCTCGGAGATGATCCACGCGCTGTTACCGCTCTACATGGTCACGGTATTGGGTACCTCGGTGGTGGCGGTCGGTTTCATCGAAGGGGTGGCCGAGGCGACGGCATCGATCAGCAAAGTGTTTTCCGGCGCGCTGAGCGACCGGCTGGGCAAGCGCAAGCTGCTCACGGTGCTGGGCTATGGCCTGGCGGCGCTGACCAAGCCGGTGTTCCCTCTGGCGTCGGGGTTGGAGTGGCTGGTCGGAGCGCGCTTCGTCGACCGGATCGGCAAGGGCATCCGCGGGGCACCGCGGGATGCACTGATCGCCGATGTCACACCACCCGGGCTGCGGGGTGCGGCCTTTGGCCTGCGCCAAGCGCTGGATACCGTGGGCGCCTTTCTCGGGCCGTTGCTGGCGATCCTGTTGATGTGGCTGACGGCCAGCCATTTCCAGGCAGTGTTCTGGATAGCCGTGCTGCCAGCCTTCCTGGCCTTGTTCGTGCTCATCGCCTTCGTTCGCGAACCCGAGGCCTCCAGCAGGCCGGCCCCGGTGCGCGCACCCCTGGCGGTCAAGGAACTGGCCCGCCTGGGCGGGCGTTACTGGCGGCTGATCATCCTGGCGACGGTGTTCACCCTGGCACGCTTCAGTGAAGCCTTCCTGCTGCTGCGAGGCCAGGCCATGGGCCTACCGGCCTTGTGGGCGCCCGCTGTGCTGGTGCTGATGTCGCTGGCCTATTCACTCTCGGCCTACCCCGCCGGCGCCTTGTCGGACCGGGTCGGGCGCCGGGCGATGCTGATGATCGGCCTGGGGCTGCTGGTGGCGGCCGACCTGGCCCTGGCATGGGCACCGGGTTGGCTGGGCCTGGGGTTGGGCGTGGTGTCGTGGGGGCTGCACATGGGCTTTACCCAGGGTATCTTCAGCGCGCTGATCGCCGACAGCGCACCGGCAGACTTGCGCGGCACCGCGTTCGGGATGTTCAACCTGCTGTCCGGGGTGGCGCTGCTGGTCGCCAGCGTGGTGGCCGGCCTGCTCTGGGATGCCGCCGGCTACCAAGCCACGTTCCTGCTGGGCGCCCTCTTCGCCGCGGCCACCCTCGCCGGGGTGGCCCTGTTGCGCGGCGCCATCGACCGCTGA